A window from Streptomyces sp. NBC_00271 encodes these proteins:
- a CDS encoding extracellular solute-binding protein yields the protein MKLSVKLPVKLPARTAVALAALVVATACAPQTSDNSSSGKDEKTGTLRVWLFQEVNNGPKEKVVDAAVSTFKKAHKDTKVTIEYIPVETRAQRMKAAFNDPKSAPDVIEYGNTDTAGYVKDGGLADVTEEFTDWSEAKDTDPTAKQSVTVDGKIYGAPFFVGVRALYYRTDILKDLGLEAPTTQAELITTAKKIRAADPDLYGLVVGGAYTYGAMPFIWSQGGEIAQGKGGSYAATIDSAAARKGIKAYTSLFGADNCPAAKCAGMTGNDTVTAFSSGKAGMAIGGDFSHAAIEAGKIKGKYAVVPLPGVKPGSVAPAFAGGNNIGVLKSTSHRTLAVDLMEQLASKKTQSELFDAMGFLPTYTDVRDAVAKKQPFVAPFVKTLASGAKFVPASAAWSQIDASLVLPTMFQEVISGKKDVSAASKDAAKKMNDAFSSVG from the coding sequence ATGAAGCTCTCTGTGAAGCTGCCCGTGAAGCTCCCCGCCCGAACGGCCGTCGCCCTCGCCGCCCTTGTCGTCGCCACCGCCTGCGCCCCCCAGACCTCCGACAACTCCTCCTCCGGGAAGGACGAGAAGACCGGCACACTGCGGGTCTGGCTCTTCCAGGAGGTCAACAACGGGCCGAAGGAGAAGGTCGTCGACGCGGCCGTCAGCACCTTCAAGAAGGCACACAAGGACACCAAGGTCACCATCGAGTACATCCCCGTGGAGACCCGCGCCCAGCGCATGAAGGCCGCCTTCAACGACCCGAAGAGCGCCCCCGACGTCATCGAGTACGGCAACACGGACACCGCCGGCTACGTCAAGGACGGCGGACTCGCCGACGTCACCGAGGAGTTCACCGACTGGAGCGAGGCCAAGGACACCGACCCGACCGCCAAGCAGTCCGTGACGGTGGACGGGAAGATCTACGGCGCCCCGTTCTTCGTCGGCGTCCGCGCCCTTTACTACCGCACCGACATCCTCAAGGACCTCGGCCTCGAAGCCCCCACGACCCAGGCCGAGTTGATCACCACCGCCAAGAAGATCCGCGCGGCCGATCCCGACCTCTACGGACTCGTGGTCGGCGGCGCCTACACGTACGGCGCGATGCCCTTCATCTGGTCCCAGGGCGGCGAGATCGCCCAGGGCAAGGGCGGCTCCTACGCCGCGACCATCGACAGCGCGGCCGCCCGGAAGGGCATCAAGGCCTACACCTCGCTGTTCGGCGCCGACAACTGTCCCGCCGCCAAGTGCGCGGGCATGACCGGCAACGACACCGTCACCGCGTTCTCCTCCGGCAAGGCGGGCATGGCCATCGGCGGCGATTTCAGCCACGCCGCGATCGAGGCCGGGAAGATCAAGGGCAAGTACGCGGTCGTGCCGTTGCCCGGTGTGAAGCCTGGCTCGGTGGCACCGGCGTTCGCGGGCGGCAACAACATCGGCGTCCTGAAGAGCACCTCGCACCGCACCCTCGCCGTCGACCTGATGGAGCAGCTGGCGAGCAAGAAGACCCAGAGCGAGCTCTTCGACGCCATGGGGTTCCTGCCCACGTACACCGACGTGCGGGACGCGGTCGCGAAGAAGCAGCCGTTCGTCGCGCCCTTCGTGAAGACCCTCGCCTCGGGCGCCAAGTTCGTGCCCGCCTCGGCCGCCTGGTCCCAGATCGACGCCTCGCTCGTTCTGCCGACGATGTTCCAGGAGGTCATCAGCGGCAAGAAGGATGTCTCGGCGGCCTCGAAGGACGCGGCGAAGAAGATGAACGACGCGTTCAGCTCCGTGGGGTGA
- a CDS encoding HU family DNA-binding protein gives MNRSELVAALADRAEVTRKDADAVLAAFAETVGEIVAKGDEKVTIPGFLTFERTHRAARTARNPQTGDPIQIPAGYSVKVSAGSKLKEAAKGK, from the coding sequence ATGAACCGCAGTGAGCTGGTGGCCGCGCTGGCCGACCGTGCCGAGGTGACCCGCAAGGACGCCGACGCCGTTCTGGCCGCGTTCGCCGAGACCGTCGGCGAGATCGTCGCCAAGGGCGACGAGAAGGTCACCATCCCCGGCTTCCTGACCTTCGAGCGCACCCACCGTGCCGCTCGCACCGCGCGCAACCCGCAGACCGGCGACCCGATCCAGATCCCGGCCGGCTACAGCGTGAAGGTCTCCGCGGGCAGCAAGCTCAAGGAAGCGGCCAAGGGCAAGTAA
- a CDS encoding YqgE/AlgH family protein, which produces MTEVSSLTGRLLVATPALADPNFDRAVVLLLDHDEEGSLGVVLNRPTPVDVSDILEAWADLAGEPGVVFQGGPVSLDSALGVAVIPGGVASGERAPLGWRRVHGAIGLVDLEAPPELLASALGSLRIFAGYAGWGPGQLEDELTEGAWYVVESEPGDVSSPSPERLWREVLRRQRNELAMVATYPDDPSLN; this is translated from the coding sequence ATGACCGAGGTGTCCTCGCTCACAGGGCGGCTGCTCGTGGCCACGCCCGCCCTGGCGGACCCGAACTTCGACCGCGCGGTGGTGCTGCTCCTCGACCACGACGAGGAGGGCTCGCTCGGTGTCGTCCTCAATCGGCCGACCCCGGTGGACGTCAGCGACATCCTGGAGGCCTGGGCCGACCTGGCCGGGGAACCCGGCGTCGTCTTCCAGGGCGGCCCGGTGTCGCTGGACTCGGCGCTGGGCGTCGCGGTGATCCCGGGCGGCGTCGCCTCCGGGGAGCGCGCGCCACTCGGCTGGCGGCGGGTGCACGGCGCGATCGGCCTCGTCGACCTGGAGGCCCCACCGGAACTCCTCGCCTCGGCCCTCGGCTCCCTGAGAATCTTCGCCGGGTACGCGGGCTGGGGCCCCGGCCAGCTGGAGGACGAACTGACCGAGGGCGCCTGGTACGTGGTGGAATCCGAACCGGGAGACGTCTCCTCCCCGTCCCCGGAGCGCCTCTGGCGCGAGGTCCTGCGCCGCCAGCGCAACGAACTCGCGATGGTGGCGACGTATCCGGACGACCCTTCACTCAACTGA
- a CDS encoding DUF3039 domain-containing protein, producing the protein MSTLEPETQPQRGTGTGTLVEPTPQVSHGDGDHERFAHYVQKDKIMASALDGTPVVALCGKVWVPGRDPKKYPVCPMCKEIYESMGAGGDKGKGGQDK; encoded by the coding sequence ATGAGCACTCTTGAGCCTGAGACCCAGCCCCAGCGAGGCACTGGGACGGGGACCCTCGTAGAGCCGACGCCGCAGGTGTCGCACGGCGACGGGGACCACGAGCGCTTCGCCCACTATGTCCAGAAGGACAAGATCATGGCGAGCGCCCTCGACGGCACGCCCGTCGTGGCCCTCTGCGGCAAGGTGTGGGTCCCGGGCCGTGACCCGAAGAAGTACCCCGTGTGTCCCATGTGCAAGGAGATCTACGAGTCCATGGGCGCCGGCGGCGACAAGGGCAAGGGCGGCCAGGACAAGTAA
- the murA gene encoding UDP-N-acetylglucosamine 1-carboxyvinyltransferase produces the protein MTVNGSDDVLLVHGGTPLEGEIRVRGAKNLVPKAMVAALLGSAPSRLRNVPDIRDVRVVRGLLQLHGVTVRPGEEPGELILDPSHVESANVADIDAHAGSSRIPILFCGPLLHRLGHAFIPGLGGCDIGGRPIDFHFEVLRQFGARIEKRADGQYLEAPQRLRGTKIQLPYPSVGATEQVLLTAVLAEGVTELSNAAVEPEIEDLICVLQKMGAIIAMDTDRTIRITGVDSLGGYTHAALPDRLEAASWASAALATEGNIYVRGAQQRSMMTFLNTYRKVGGAFEIDDEGIRFWHPGSQLKSIALETDVHPGFQTDWQQPLVVALTQATGLSIIHETVYESRLGFTSALNQMGAHIQLYRECLGGSVCRFGQRNFLHSAVVSGPTKLQGADLVIPDLRGGFSYLIAALAAQGTSRVHGIDLINRGYENFMEKLVELGAKVELPGKALG, from the coding sequence ATGACCGTCAACGGCTCTGACGATGTACTGCTTGTCCACGGCGGAACCCCGCTCGAGGGCGAGATCCGTGTCCGCGGTGCGAAGAATCTCGTACCGAAGGCCATGGTCGCCGCCCTGCTGGGCAGCGCTCCGAGCCGACTGCGCAATGTCCCCGACATTCGCGACGTGCGCGTCGTGCGCGGGCTGCTGCAGCTGCACGGCGTGACGGTCCGACCGGGTGAGGAGCCGGGCGAGCTGATCCTCGACCCGTCGCACGTGGAAAGCGCGAACGTCGCCGACATCGATGCCCACGCGGGCTCGTCGCGTATCCCGATCCTCTTCTGCGGCCCGCTGCTGCACCGTCTGGGGCACGCGTTCATCCCGGGTCTCGGCGGCTGTGACATCGGCGGCCGGCCGATCGACTTCCACTTCGAGGTGCTGCGGCAGTTCGGCGCGCGGATAGAGAAGCGGGCGGACGGCCAGTACCTGGAGGCTCCGCAGCGGCTGCGCGGCACGAAGATCCAGCTGCCGTACCCGTCCGTCGGCGCGACCGAGCAGGTGCTGCTGACGGCGGTGCTCGCGGAGGGCGTCACCGAGCTGTCCAACGCCGCCGTGGAGCCCGAGATCGAGGACCTCATCTGCGTACTGCAGAAGATGGGCGCGATCATCGCCATGGACACCGACCGGACGATCCGCATCACCGGTGTGGACTCGCTCGGCGGCTACACCCACGCGGCCCTCCCGGACCGCCTGGAGGCCGCCTCCTGGGCTTCCGCGGCGCTGGCGACCGAGGGCAACATCTACGTCCGCGGCGCCCAGCAGCGCTCGATGATGACGTTCCTGAACACCTACCGCAAGGTGGGCGGCGCGTTCGAGATCGACGACGAGGGCATCCGCTTCTGGCACCCGGGCTCGCAACTCAAGTCCATCGCCCTGGAGACGGACGTCCACCCCGGCTTCCAGACCGACTGGCAGCAGCCGCTGGTGGTCGCCCTGACGCAGGCCACGGGGCTGTCGATCATCCACGAGACGGTGTACGAGTCCCGCCTCGGCTTCACCTCCGCGCTGAACCAGATGGGCGCGCACATCCAGCTCTACCGCGAGTGCCTCGGCGGCTCGGTCTGCCGGTTCGGCCAGCGCAACTTCCTGCACTCGGCCGTCGTTTCGGGCCCGACCAAGCTCCAGGGCGCCGACCTGGTCATCCCCGACCTCCGCGGCGGCTTCTCGTACCTGATCGCCGCCCTCGCGGCCCAGGGCACCTCCCGCGTCCACGGCATCGACCTGATCAACCGCGGCTACGAGAACTTCATGGAGAAGCTCGTGGAACTCGGCGCCAAGGTGGAACTGCCGGGCAAGGCGCTCGGATAA